DNA sequence from the Cohnella herbarum genome:
GTTGCATGGCGGACATTATATGACCGGGGCCGGGTCGCTGGACTGGTACGATGGAGAGGAGCTTTCCAAGGATGGAAATCTAGTTACCGTAGGCGTCAATTACAGGCTCGGCGCTTTTGGATTCTTGCATTTTCCGGGGGTTAGCGATGGGAAAATGGGAATTTCCGATATCCTCGAGGCTCTCAAATGGGTTCAGGATCATATTGCGCATTTTGGCGGCGATCCCGATCGGGTTACGGTCATGGGGCAATCCGCGGGAGCCCATGCCATTATGTGCCTGTTGGCCATGGGAGAGGCGCGAGGTCTTTTCCAAAGAGCGATTTTACAGAGCGCGCCCGCGAGTCTTGCTCCATTATCGGTAGCAAAAGCAACTGAAAATGGGAGCCGGTTGCTGGAAATCTTAAATGTGAATCAGAGTAATCCGCAAGAAATTATCGCTCAATTGAATACCTTGTCACCTACTCGGATCATCCAAGCAACGGTAAAATTGGCTCAGGAAATTGAGCGCTTCGGTCAAATTAATCTCCCTTTTATGCCTGTAATCGATTCCCTTTCTACGGTAGATCGATTTATCGAGATGTCGGCAATAGGTGCCGGCGAAGCAGGTATTGATCTCATTTTGGGTACCAATAGAGAGGAAGCAAATATTCTTCTGGGAAACGTTAAAGTCCTCGATCCGGCTTTGGTTAACGAGCGTTTCGTTGCTTTGACCGGGAAAGCAGAAGTAATCGAGCGATACCGCCGTCGACGACCCGGCAGTACGACTATCGATCTGGTATCTGACTTGATTACTGACTATACTTTCCTGCTTCCCTCTCTAAGGTTAGCGGATGCCATTCATAATACCGGCTCGCGTACTTGGGTGTATCAGTTGGATTGGGCACCGTTCGGTTCTCCTTTTAAAGCCTGCCATGGGCTAGAACTGCCGTTTATATTCGGGAATTTCGAATCCTACAAGAATGTACCGATATTGCAAGGCGCTAATCCTGAGGTTGTTGCTGATTTAACGTCCGTTATTCAAAGCGCTTGGATTGGATTTATTCGAACCGGCAACCCGGGCGTCTCCATCCCATGGCCGTCTTATGAGCCGATTCAGAGACAAACCATGCGATACGCTTCCGTTATTGGCGCCGTAGGCGACTTAGCCGAGTTAAACCGCCGCTGAGGGGAAAGAGAATAATGTCAAATAAAACGGGGATGACCCGATTGCTGGAAATCGCCGGAGAGAAGCGCGGACTGATGATCGTCTCCGGTTTGTTATGTTCGCTTAGCGCCGTTTGCATGCTGGTGCCTTACGCTTCCGTCTTTTTCATTCTGAAAGAGTTGTTGGAACACGCGGCGTTCCCGGCTTCGGCGGACGGAGAGAAAATGATCCGTTGGGGCATTATCGCTCTAATCGGCTTTGCAACCGGCTTGATCACGACGTACGCGGGAGGAATGATTGCGCACATCGCCGCTTTTCGTATTCTTTACGGTCTCAGAGTCAAGCTTGCCGACCATATCGGCAAACTTCCGCTTGGCTGGCTAAACGGCAAATCGACGGGTGCCATCAAGAAAACGCTGGAACAAAACGTGGAGAAAACGGAAACGTTCATTGCCCATCATTTGCCGGATCTCGTTCATGCTGCCGTGACCATGATGTTGATGTTCGTCGTAATGTTTACGCTGAATGTTTGGCTGGCGCTGGCGTGCATCTTGCCGATTATCGTCGGTTTCACGGTTCAGATCGCGCTGATCAGCGGGTCAACGACGAGAGAAAATCTCAAACAATGCCATGATTCGTTGGAACGGATGAATGCTTCCGCCGTCCAATATGTGCGGGGGATGCCGGCTGTCAAAGTGTTCGGGCAAACCGTGCACTCGTTTCGACAGTTTTATCAGGACATGATTCGCTATCGTGACTATGGCGTGAAATTAACGAATCAGTTTCAAACGGGAACTTTGATTTTCAAAGTGATGCTCGGCTCGATTGCCGCGTTTATTTTGCCTGTCGGGGTGTTTCTGTTGAGCCGCGATCCGGGGGGCGTCGCCTTCGCCTCCGTTCTGCTGTTTTTCTTGGTCATGGCTCCGAGTATATCTACCCCGATGTTCAAAATCATGTTCCTTGCCGAAACGCTCAGGGATATTCATGAAGGCGTTCAGCGCGTCGACCGCATATTGTCGGAAGGGCAAGTTCCGGAACCTGAACGTTCGCGGCAACCGACTTCATTCGATGTTTCATTCGATCATGTCTATTTTTCGTATGGAAAGGACTTGGGGAATAACGATGCCCTTACGGACATTTCCTTCACCGCCCGCCAAGGGGAAGTGACGGCGCTCGTCGGCCCGTCCGGAGCGGGAAAGTCGACCGTGGCCAAC
Encoded proteins:
- a CDS encoding carboxylesterase/lipase family protein, which encodes MKNESCIVQTSLGSLQGIRKNEVIQFRGVPYADAPEREYRFSQARPVSAWTGIRDASHHGFIAPQPPSPLRQAIGESSEPPQGEDCLSLTITTPAIDHEKRPVVVWLHGGHYMTGAGSLDWYDGEELSKDGNLVTVGVNYRLGAFGFLHFPGVSDGKMGISDILEALKWVQDHIAHFGGDPDRVTVMGQSAGAHAIMCLLAMGEARGLFQRAILQSAPASLAPLSVAKATENGSRLLEILNVNQSNPQEIIAQLNTLSPTRIIQATVKLAQEIERFGQINLPFMPVIDSLSTVDRFIEMSAIGAGEAGIDLILGTNREEANILLGNVKVLDPALVNERFVALTGKAEVIERYRRRRPGSTTIDLVSDLITDYTFLLPSLRLADAIHNTGSRTWVYQLDWAPFGSPFKACHGLELPFIFGNFESYKNVPILQGANPEVVADLTSVIQSAWIGFIRTGNPGVSIPWPSYEPIQRQTMRYASVIGAVGDLAELNRR
- a CDS encoding ABC transporter ATP-binding protein — its product is MSNKTGMTRLLEIAGEKRGLMIVSGLLCSLSAVCMLVPYASVFFILKELLEHAAFPASADGEKMIRWGIIALIGFATGLITTYAGGMIAHIAAFRILYGLRVKLADHIGKLPLGWLNGKSTGAIKKTLEQNVEKTETFIAHHLPDLVHAAVTMMLMFVVMFTLNVWLALACILPIIVGFTVQIALISGSTTRENLKQCHDSLERMNASAVQYVRGMPAVKVFGQTVHSFRQFYQDMIRYRDYGVKLTNQFQTGTLIFKVMLGSIAAFILPVGVFLLSRDPGGVAFASVLLFFLVMAPSISTPMFKIMFLAETLRDIHEGVQRVDRILSEGQVPEPERSRQPTSFDVSFDHVYFSYGKDLGNNDALTDISFTARQGEVTALVGPSGAGKSTVANLVPRFWNVNSGEIRIGDVDIREIATSDLMNTVAFVFQESFLFYDTVYNNIAIGRPDASTEDVYAAAKAAQCQAFIGNLPLGYDTLIGEGGVYLSGGEEQRISVARAILKNAPVLMLDEATAFADPENEHEMQLALKALMKNKTVIVIAHRLSTIRDAEQILVMESGRIVERGRHETLISANGLYGRMWRSYSQAAQWHMGKEEVEDEHERAKQHYGG